The genomic window GTACTATATACTATAAATAGAGTGTGTGAAATTTTTAGATGTATAGTATATAGGTATAATTTGGAGCTATACTATGCTACAGCAGAAGAAATCACAGTTAACGGGCAGGCAAAAAGCTGCTATATTTCTGGTTTCCTTAGGTTCTGATGTTTCATCAGAGATTTTTAAACACCTGAGAGAAGATGAAATTGAGCAGCTTACATTTGAGATAGCCCGTTTAGATAAAGTAGAGCCTGAAGACAGGGACAAAGTCCTGATGGAATTTCAGGAATTGATGATGGCTCAGGAATTTATAGCCACAGGTGGCATTGATTATGCTCGCGAAGTACTTGAAAGAGCCTTGGGAACTCAGAAAGCTATAGATATAGTTAATCGCTTAACATCATCATTGCAGGTGAGGCCATTTGATTTTATACGGCGAACAGACCCTAGTCATCTTTTAAACTTTATTCAAGGTGAGCATCCTCAGACAATAGCATTAATTCTGGCATATTTAGACCCTCAGAAAGCGGCAACAATTCTGTCAGGATTAAACCATCAGATACAGGCTGATGTTGCACGGCGTATTGCTACCATGGACAGAACCTCACCTGATGTTTTACGTGAGGTGGAGCGTGTTTTGGAACGAAAACTATCTACTCTTGCAAGCGAAGACTATACTTCTGCCGGTGGTATTGATGCAATAGTTGAAGTTTTAACACATGTTGACCGTGGTACTGAAAAGATTATTATTGAAGCACTTGAGGAAGAAGATCCTGAACTGGCAGAAGAAATTAAGAAGCGAATGTTTGTATTTGAAGATATTGTATTGCTTGATGATAGGGCTATACAAAAGGTATTACGCGAAGTTGATACACAGGATCTTGCAAAAGCGCTGAAAGGTGTTGATGCCGAAGTACAGGAAAAAATATTCAGGAACATGTCAAAACGTGCCTCAGCGCTATTGCGTGAGGACATGGATTTTATGGGCCCAATCAGGCTAAGAGACGTTGAAGAGGCCCAGCAGAAGATAGTGAATATAATCAGAAAACTTGAAGAAGCCGGTGATATTGTAGTAGCACGTGCCGGCGAGGAGGAACTCGTTGTCTAAGCTTGTATTTAAACCTACAGAA from Spirochaetota bacterium includes these protein-coding regions:
- the fliG gene encoding flagellar motor switch protein FliG, which gives rise to MLQQKKSQLTGRQKAAIFLVSLGSDVSSEIFKHLREDEIEQLTFEIARLDKVEPEDRDKVLMEFQELMMAQEFIATGGIDYAREVLERALGTQKAIDIVNRLTSSLQVRPFDFIRRTDPSHLLNFIQGEHPQTIALILAYLDPQKAATILSGLNHQIQADVARRIATMDRTSPDVLREVERVLERKLSTLASEDYTSAGGIDAIVEVLTHVDRGTEKIIIEALEEEDPELAEEIKKRMFVFEDIVLLDDRAIQKVLREVDTQDLAKALKGVDAEVQEKIFRNMSKRASALLREDMDFMGPIRLRDVEEAQQKIVNIIRKLEEAGDIVVARAGEEELVV